A genomic segment from Methanoplanus limicola DSM 2279 encodes:
- a CDS encoding flippase activity-associated protein Agl23: MRAADISSQFKESLTFERAFIIIFLFSLVFRFAFLDLKLFHHDEAIHAWFSWTLLTTGEYVYDPVYHGPFLYYITAGVFSLFGESDFVARFIPALLGALIIPLVYAVNRLGYLDKRQTIVAALFIALSPDMIYFSRFLRNDIFILFFTMLLLVALLCYFERYELKFALLAGAAAGLGMSSKENMPIVIGIFGLYILYLLFRGKIQLPKLWWRDLALGIIVATGILAFFYSSMGTHPEVLMDGWLKAIEHWTSVHGEERLGGPFYTYILLFILYELPVMILAIIGVYRFVMYRKVKDNNSVDNISDSKILPDNDDATVNCSDCVLSPAAPKLIRDLPGSLKNVEFTRFCIFWMVLSVVLYGYIGEKVPWLILHQLLPMIFVAVYRIDNYKSYVPAIAALFLILMTVHVVFTPADIAEPIVQVQNSEDLREVFTMVDASENVAISNDVRWPFVWYYRNDWPDKISYFNGYQDHSDYVLNGDFDLIILHDAESPAAISGYDKNTYKKHYWFSVYDLVKTPWSGLNPGGPGYFETLGNDLKNIGLYYFTRDAKVGSLNMDVYRRDVPAL; the protein is encoded by the coding sequence ATGAGAGCCGCAGATATTTCCTCTCAATTTAAGGAAAGCCTTACCTTTGAGAGGGCTTTTATAATTATATTTCTATTCTCTTTGGTGTTCAGGTTTGCATTCCTGGATCTGAAGTTGTTTCACCATGATGAGGCAATACATGCCTGGTTTTCATGGACCCTCCTGACAACGGGGGAGTATGTTTATGATCCCGTATATCACGGTCCGTTTTTATATTATATCACAGCCGGAGTTTTCTCTCTTTTTGGGGAGTCGGATTTTGTCGCAAGGTTTATCCCTGCACTTCTGGGCGCTTTAATAATTCCGCTCGTATATGCGGTGAACAGGCTCGGTTATCTCGATAAAAGGCAGACTATAGTTGCAGCCCTTTTTATTGCGCTGTCTCCCGATATGATATATTTCTCGCGCTTTCTTAGAAATGATATATTCATACTGTTCTTTACAATGCTTCTTCTGGTTGCCCTGCTCTGTTATTTCGAGAGATATGAGCTGAAGTTTGCACTCCTGGCGGGTGCGGCGGCCGGACTTGGTATGTCCTCAAAAGAGAATATGCCCATTGTGATCGGTATTTTCGGGCTGTATATCCTTTACCTTTTATTCCGGGGTAAAATACAGCTCCCAAAATTATGGTGGCGTGATTTAGCCCTTGGAATTATTGTCGCAACCGGAATTTTGGCTTTTTTCTACTCTTCAATGGGAACCCATCCGGAAGTTCTTATGGACGGCTGGTTAAAGGCAATTGAACACTGGACATCAGTACACGGCGAGGAGAGGCTTGGAGGTCCGTTTTATACATATATCCTGCTCTTTATACTTTATGAGCTTCCCGTCATGATTCTTGCGATAATTGGGGTTTACAGGTTTGTTATGTACCGGAAGGTTAAAGACAATAATTCCGTTGATAACATTTCAGATTCCAAAATATTGCCGGATAATGATGACGCAACTGTTAATTGTTCAGATTGCGTTTTGTCTCCGGCTGCCCCAAAACTTATCAGAGATCTCCCCGGCTCACTTAAAAATGTGGAGTTTACAAGATTCTGTATTTTCTGGATGGTATTGTCAGTTGTCCTTTATGGTTATATCGGGGAGAAAGTGCCCTGGCTTATCCTTCATCAGCTGCTGCCGATGATATTTGTGGCAGTTTATCGCATTGATAATTATAAGAGCTATGTTCCTGCAATTGCTGCTCTGTTTCTTATTTTAATGACGGTTCATGTGGTATTTACTCCGGCAGATATCGCCGAACCTATCGTTCAGGTTCAGAATTCAGAGGATTTGAGGGAGGTATTCACGATGGTGGATGCCTCAGAGAATGTAGCAATCTCAAACGATGTCCGCTGGCCGTTTGTCTGGTATTATCGTAATGACTGGCCGGATAAGATCTCATATTTCAATGGTTATCAGGACCACAGTGACTATGTGCTGAATGGTGACTTTGATCTTATAATTCTGCATGATGCCGAATCTCCGGCAGCAATTTCCGGTTATGATAAGAATACATACAAAAAGCACTACTGGTTCAGTGTCTATGATCTTGTAAAAACGCCCTGGTCCGGCCTTAATCCCGGAGGTCCCGGATATTTTGAGACTTTAGGCAATGACCTTAAAAATATCGGATTATATTACTTTACAAGGGATGCAAAGGTCGGCAGCCTGAATATGGATGTCTACCGGAGGGATGTTCCGGCATTATAA
- the rpsJ gene encoding 30S ribosomal protein S10, with protein sequence MQKARIRLTGTDFEKVEHVCDRIREIAERTGVNLAGPVPLPTKKMVVPIRKSPDGEGTATWDRWQMRVHKRLIDLDADERALRQLMRIQVPKDIGIEIVLEN encoded by the coding sequence ATGCAGAAAGCAAGAATCCGCCTTACGGGAACAGATTTTGAGAAAGTAGAGCATGTCTGTGACCGCATCAGGGAAATAGCCGAACGTACAGGTGTAAACCTTGCAGGACCGGTACCTCTTCCGACAAAGAAGATGGTTGTACCTATCCGCAAGAGTCCTGACGGAGAAGGAACTGCCACATGGGATCGCTGGCAGATGCGCGTACACAAAAGACTTATCGATCTCGATGCTGACGAGCGTGCATTAAGGCAGCTTATGCGCATTCAGGTGCCAAAGGACATTGGCATTGAGATTGTACTTGAGAATTAA
- the tuf gene encoding translation elongation factor EF-1 subunit alpha has product MASDKPHMNLAVVGHIDHGKSTTVGRLLFETGAVPAHIIENYRKEAESKGKGSFEFAWVMDNLKEERERGITIDIAHKRFDTDKFYFTIVDCPGHRDFVKNMITGASQADAALLVVAAPDGAMEQTKEHVFLSKTLGINQLIVGINKMDAVKYDEKRYEEVKAQISDLVKMVGFNPANIPFIPMSSFAGDNISKHSENTPWYKGVTLLESLDDLEQPELPTGLPFRLPIQDVYSISGIGTVPVGRVETGIMKKGMKVSFMPANKSGEIKSIEMHHEEVPQAQPGDNVGFNVRGIGKNDIRRGDVCGPEEQPPTVAEEFTAQVVVLQHPSAITVGYTPVFHCHTAQVACTFVELLKKLDPRTGQVKEENPTFLKAGDAAIVKFRPVQPMVIENFKDIPQLGRFAIRDMGSTVAAGMCIAVDAKQMR; this is encoded by the coding sequence ATGGCATCTGACAAGCCACACATGAATCTGGCCGTGGTTGGGCACATCGACCACGGAAAGTCCACAACAGTTGGACGTCTACTGTTCGAAACCGGTGCTGTACCGGCACACATCATCGAGAACTACCGCAAGGAAGCTGAATCAAAGGGTAAGGGTTCCTTTGAGTTTGCATGGGTTATGGATAACCTCAAGGAAGAGCGTGAGCGCGGTATCACAATCGATATTGCACACAAGAGGTTTGACACTGACAAGTTCTACTTTACAATTGTAGACTGCCCTGGACACCGTGACTTTGTTAAAAACATGATCACAGGCGCTTCACAGGCAGATGCAGCACTTCTCGTTGTTGCAGCACCTGACGGCGCAATGGAGCAGACAAAAGAGCACGTCTTCCTTTCAAAGACACTCGGTATCAACCAGCTCATCGTTGGTATCAACAAGATGGACGCTGTAAAGTACGATGAGAAGCGCTATGAGGAAGTCAAGGCACAGATCTCCGATCTCGTCAAGATGGTCGGATTCAACCCTGCAAATATACCATTCATTCCAATGTCCTCATTTGCCGGAGATAACATCTCAAAGCACTCTGAGAACACACCATGGTACAAGGGCGTTACACTCCTTGAGTCACTTGATGATCTTGAGCAGCCTGAACTCCCAACCGGCCTTCCGTTCCGCCTTCCAATTCAGGACGTTTACTCAATCTCCGGTATCGGTACAGTTCCGGTCGGACGTGTTGAGACAGGTATCATGAAGAAGGGAATGAAAGTTTCATTCATGCCTGCAAACAAGTCCGGAGAAATCAAGTCCATTGAGATGCACCACGAGGAAGTTCCACAGGCACAGCCTGGTGACAACGTAGGATTCAACGTCCGTGGTATCGGAAAGAACGATATCCGCCGCGGTGACGTCTGCGGTCCTGAAGAGCAGCCGCCGACCGTTGCAGAGGAATTCACTGCACAGGTAGTTGTTCTCCAGCACCCAAGCGCAATCACAGTCGGATACACACCTGTATTCCACTGCCACACAGCTCAGGTTGCATGCACCTTTGTTGAACTCTTAAAGAAACTTGACCCACGCACAGGACAGGTCAAGGAAGAGAACCCAACATTCCTCAAGGCAGGAGATGCCGCAATCGTTAAGTTCCGCCCGGTTCAGCCGATGGTCATTGAGAACTTCAAGGATATCCCACAGCTCGGACGTTTCGCAATCCGTGATATGGGATCAACTGTCGCAGCCGGAATGTGCATAGCTGTAGATGCCAAGCAGATGAGATAA
- a CDS encoding 4Fe-4S binding protein, whose translation MNEFFQGIHTSGGVITEKDGKHCTLRIRVPAGVLSVEKMRGLADIADKYGQENVHLTTRQTLEISHIHNSRLEEIEKDLASINTPIGSEKDEVVNIVACPGTDRCKFANIDSINLALRLDEKLFGKSMPVKMRISVSACPYACTSPTLNEVGITGVVTPFRSPGLCTGCGSCTEYCKEEAIKVKGGIAEVDHEKCIRCGVCIESCPFDLIQASASGYLITVGGRRGRHPQIGREFMEVKTEEEVIDVVDRLVYYVYRRAWSGRLLSDQLDDIKFEEFKAEMLSGSAMP comes from the coding sequence ATGAATGAATTTTTTCAGGGAATCCACACATCCGGGGGTGTAATCACAGAAAAGGATGGTAAGCACTGTACTTTGAGAATAAGAGTCCCTGCGGGTGTTCTTTCGGTTGAGAAGATGAGAGGGCTGGCTGATATTGCTGACAAATACGGTCAGGAGAATGTTCATCTGACTACCCGTCAGACTCTTGAGATCTCACATATTCATAACTCAAGGCTGGAAGAGATTGAGAAGGATCTTGCCTCAATTAATACACCGATAGGTTCTGAAAAGGATGAGGTCGTTAATATTGTCGCCTGCCCGGGTACTGACAGATGCAAGTTTGCCAATATTGACTCAATTAACTTAGCACTAAGGCTTGATGAGAAGTTATTCGGAAAATCAATGCCGGTTAAAATGAGAATTTCTGTTTCTGCATGCCCTTATGCCTGCACAAGTCCGACATTGAATGAAGTTGGAATAACCGGCGTTGTAACTCCTTTCAGGTCGCCAGGACTCTGTACTGGCTGTGGAAGCTGCACTGAGTACTGTAAGGAGGAGGCAATAAAGGTAAAAGGTGGAATTGCAGAAGTTGATCACGAAAAATGTATCCGGTGTGGAGTCTGCATTGAATCCTGCCCCTTTGATCTTATACAGGCAAGCGCCTCGGGGTATCTGATTACTGTCGGTGGCAGGCGCGGCAGGCACCCTCAAATCGGCAGAGAGTTTATGGAAGTGAAGACTGAAGAGGAGGTTATTGATGTTGTTGACCGCCTAGTTTACTATGTTTACAGGCGGGCATGGTCGGGCAGACTTCTCTCAGATCAGCTTGACGATATTAAGTTTGAGGAATTTAAGGCTGAAATGCTTTCAGGGTCTGCAATGCCATAA
- the cobS gene encoding adenosylcobinamide-GDP ribazoletransferase translates to MGKNKLFWRLRYVDYMPGYLKSVRSTLQFCTILPLGDSSDYDSYARRFYLFPLVGYVTGGIAALLTMLVSDPALSAAVALAAVMILNGFHHFDGLLDLGDGMMAHGSREKRLKALSDQNVGAGGIASGMLVILLAYAGLMSIAMVPYAILIAEVLSRFSPVFLLTFGEPIKEGMHSYTHDFGKKWFPYAAFALCVPALFLAPGGVGFMAAGIASIAVPLFLLVVFKKIFGGVNGDMDGASVEISRMAVIACLALVL, encoded by the coding sequence ATGGGAAAAAATAAACTGTTTTGGAGATTAAGATATGTTGATTACATGCCGGGATATCTCAAATCCGTAAGATCCACTCTTCAGTTCTGCACCATTCTTCCTCTTGGCGACAGCTCAGATTATGACTCGTACGCACGGCGGTTTTATCTGTTCCCGCTTGTGGGTTATGTCACCGGAGGTATTGCGGCGCTTCTTACAATGCTCGTATCTGATCCTGCGCTTTCTGCGGCAGTTGCGCTTGCAGCTGTTATGATCCTGAACGGTTTTCATCATTTTGACGGACTGCTGGACCTCGGGGACGGGATGATGGCACATGGCAGCCGTGAAAAGAGGTTAAAGGCGCTCTCTGATCAGAATGTGGGCGCGGGTGGCATTGCTTCCGGAATGCTTGTCATACTGCTTGCATATGCTGGGCTTATGTCAATTGCGATGGTTCCTTACGCCATACTTATTGCCGAGGTTCTCTCACGGTTCAGCCCGGTATTTCTGTTGACTTTCGGGGAACCGATAAAGGAAGGCATGCATTCATACACACATGATTTCGGAAAAAAATGGTTCCCTTATGCCGCGTTTGCTCTGTGTGTTCCGGCTCTCTTTCTTGCGCCGGGTGGCGTTGGTTTTATGGCCGCCGGCATTGCGTCAATCGCTGTTCCGCTCTTTCTTCTGGTTGTATTTAAAAAAATATTTGGCGGTGTGAACGGGGATATGGATGGCGCGTCTGTTGAGATCTCCCGGATGGCAGTTATTGCCTGCCTTGCACTGGTTTTGTGA
- a CDS encoding molybdopterin-dependent oxidoreductase, with product MRREIQIVIIAAILITAVIYAIDFAGHTGFGPYEDKNPENSRYTEIREYEGEKLSSVNDFRENSIRGPVYPDMSTYRLKISGLVKKPASYTYSEAVSGFTNHSEVTTLYCVEGWQVTILWEGISVSDLIDISGPEDQADTVIFHAYDGYTTSFPLEYITGNEIILAHSMNGISLPPERGFPFQLVAEDRWGYKWIKWVTEIELSDDGNYRGYWESRGYSDSAELDESFFGT from the coding sequence ATGAGAAGAGAGATACAGATCGTCATAATAGCAGCAATCCTGATAACAGCAGTTATTTATGCCATAGATTTTGCCGGACATACCGGATTTGGCCCCTATGAAGACAAAAACCCGGAGAACAGCAGATATACTGAAATCCGCGAATATGAAGGGGAAAAACTTTCTTCAGTGAATGACTTCCGGGAAAATTCTATCAGGGGGCCGGTTTATCCCGATATGAGTACATACAGGCTAAAAATATCAGGACTTGTAAAAAAACCGGCATCATACACCTACAGTGAGGCAGTATCCGGATTCACAAACCATTCAGAGGTTACAACTCTGTACTGCGTTGAAGGGTGGCAGGTTACAATTCTCTGGGAAGGGATATCTGTATCAGACCTGATTGATATTTCCGGACCTGAAGATCAGGCAGACACCGTTATATTTCATGCCTATGACGGATATACCACATCATTCCCTCTGGAATACATTACCGGCAATGAAATAATTCTGGCCCATTCGATGAACGGAATATCACTTCCGCCTGAACGCGGATTTCCTTTCCAGCTTGTGGCAGAAGACAGATGGGGATACAAGTGGATTAAATGGGTAACAGAGATTGAACTCTCGGATGACGGGAACTACAGGGGCTACTGGGAGAGCCGCGGATATTCAGATTCAGCAGAACTTGACGAAAGTTTCTTCGGAACCTGA
- a CDS encoding nicotinate-nucleotide--dimethylbenzimidazole phosphoribosyltransferase codes for MNFLSEKPDIEFKKPIIGMVIGNSVLSTIPGLSAAGATPESTLMTPALDAFLIQNGPLPGMEIPLSPLGCATPATVTRAMLELCGLDPVIVNAGLAQNPITPCYDVYGAPGKDPRVEDAIKDPERLYEFGRRIGKQLSEAGDLLVLGESVPGGTTTALCVLRGLGYSVGVSSSYSENPHSLKNEICDAALGKINSLKEKTPMDVIRIAGDPMMPVVAGISKGYTGTLVLSGGTQMLAVAALIKHLGDNVPPIVTTEYVRADKSAEIEKAAEEIGIKAWFVDPDFGNIGDESLARYCGGEVKEGALLAGSMWLAYMTGHSKEEIWAAIKTFLENFGK; via the coding sequence ATGAATTTTCTATCAGAAAAACCCGACATTGAATTTAAAAAGCCAATAATCGGAATGGTTATAGGCAATTCAGTCCTCTCAACAATTCCGGGGCTTTCAGCTGCCGGCGCAACGCCCGAGTCAACACTCATGACACCGGCACTGGACGCCTTTCTGATACAAAACGGCCCCCTTCCCGGAATGGAGATACCCCTGAGCCCGCTTGGCTGCGCAACACCTGCAACGGTTACAAGGGCCATGCTCGAACTCTGCGGGCTTGATCCGGTCATTGTAAATGCAGGACTGGCACAGAACCCTATTACGCCCTGCTATGATGTTTACGGAGCACCGGGAAAGGACCCAAGAGTGGAGGACGCGATAAAAGATCCCGAAAGGCTCTACGAATTCGGACGAAGAATCGGAAAACAACTCTCAGAAGCAGGTGACCTGCTGGTGCTGGGAGAGAGCGTGCCCGGAGGTACCACAACCGCACTCTGTGTCTTAAGAGGACTTGGATACAGTGTCGGTGTATCAAGCAGTTACAGTGAAAACCCGCATTCACTCAAGAACGAGATCTGTGACGCGGCTCTTGGTAAGATAAACAGCCTTAAGGAGAAGACCCCGATGGATGTCATCAGAATTGCAGGAGATCCTATGATGCCGGTCGTAGCCGGAATTTCAAAGGGGTATACCGGAACACTCGTCCTCTCCGGCGGCACACAGATGCTTGCCGTGGCAGCACTCATAAAACATCTCGGCGACAATGTCCCGCCGATTGTCACAACCGAATATGTGCGTGCGGATAAATCCGCAGAGATCGAAAAAGCAGCCGAAGAAATCGGGATAAAAGCCTGGTTTGTCGATCCTGACTTTGGAAATATAGGGGATGAGAGCCTTGCACGGTACTGCGGCGGTGAGGTTAAGGAGGGCGCACTTCTTGCAGGGTCAATGTGGCTTGCCTATATGACAGGTCACTCCAAAGAAGAGATATGGGCCGCAATTAAGACATTTCTCGAAAATTTCGGGAAATAA
- a CDS encoding GMP synthase subunit A — translation MQPIYLVNNFGQSNHLIKRMLRDLEIDAVMIKNDTPAEEVEGNCRGIILSGGPSLERAGSGPEYVDLGVPVLGICLGLHIIATRRGGSVQPGKMGGFGGVEVKILEDNPLFEGYPDKISVWASHADEVNKIPEGFTLAAVSDICPAEAISKVDENIYGIQWHPEVSHTFEGSRIFENFDRITRENL, via the coding sequence ATGCAGCCGATATATCTGGTTAACAATTTCGGACAGTCAAACCATCTCATCAAAAGAATGCTAAGAGATCTTGAAATTGATGCAGTGATGATAAAGAACGACACACCTGCTGAAGAAGTTGAAGGCAACTGTCGCGGCATTATTCTCAGCGGAGGGCCGTCACTTGAAAGGGCAGGTTCCGGACCGGAATATGTGGACCTGGGAGTGCCGGTTCTCGGAATATGCCTCGGCCTTCACATCATAGCCACAAGGCGCGGAGGAAGTGTTCAGCCCGGAAAAATGGGCGGTTTTGGCGGAGTTGAAGTTAAAATTCTTGAAGACAACCCGCTCTTTGAAGGATACCCCGATAAGATCAGTGTATGGGCCTCCCATGCCGATGAAGTAAATAAAATCCCTGAAGGATTCACCCTTGCCGCAGTATCAGACATCTGCCCTGCTGAAGCCATATCAAAAGTTGATGAAAATATATATGGCATACAGTGGCACCCGGAAGTGAGCCACACATTCGAAGGAAGCAGAATTTTTGAAAACTTTGACAGAATCACAAGGGAAAACCTCTAA
- a CDS encoding YkgJ family cysteine cluster protein, translated as MTRFSEKSEEIKLKILKTGFKCKLCGDCCRRVSEDSNLVLVSAPEIRKIMENTGQSWSEIAEPYPDFLKQEDGTEYTFNWALKREGSRCIFLNESGRCRIYDIRPDICRTYPFMIQDGELLAFECPGIGEENNSKKDTRILAEDLICREENEDEDFRKIEENYLLFNGDCNKKNKKYVIDSEGAKIIE; from the coding sequence ATGACCCGTTTTTCAGAAAAATCAGAAGAGATTAAACTAAAAATATTAAAGACAGGGTTTAAATGTAAACTCTGCGGGGACTGCTGCCGCAGAGTATCCGAAGATTCAAATCTGGTCCTGGTAAGTGCTCCGGAGATAAGAAAAATCATGGAAAATACCGGACAATCTTGGTCTGAAATTGCAGAACCATACCCGGATTTTTTAAAACAGGAAGACGGAACTGAATATACCTTTAACTGGGCACTAAAAAGAGAGGGCAGCAGATGTATCTTTCTGAATGAATCAGGGAGATGCAGAATATATGATATAAGACCGGACATCTGCCGGACTTATCCTTTCATGATTCAGGATGGTGAACTTTTGGCCTTTGAATGCCCCGGCATAGGAGAAGAGAATAACAGTAAGAAAGATACCAGGATACTGGCTGAAGACCTGATCTGCCGGGAGGAGAACGAGGATGAGGACTTCCGGAAGATAGAGGAGAACTATCTGCTGTTTAACGGGGACTGCAATAAAAAAAATAAAAAATATGTCATAGACAGTGAAGGGGCAAAAATAATTGAGTGA
- a CDS encoding TraB/GumN family protein, producing the protein MSEIKLVGTAHVSRKSIDEVKAAIEEFEPDVIAVELDRPRFEAIKNKDTRAPDVSEILSGGNFSELLVQWLLAYVQKKIGMDVGVEPGAEMLAAINEAEERGIPIALADRDIRITLSRFVSGMTLFEKVKLLVALAGAVTGKDGGEEIDIDELSQNKDLIEAAIEEFGRFSPGGAKALIAERDAYLTHSLLNLSRNNEKVLGVVGAGHVKGIRKYMEDPSSLPEMASLVQKPKPFPWAKILGVGFIALFAFLIILIAFSGVGWGVLLEAVLYWVIINGVLAAGFTLAAGGHPLSALTAFAVSWMTSLNPMLAAGWFAAITEAKVRKPGALDFRKIMEAENFTEMRKVPLFRVVLVAAMANVGSTIGTFAYFIFIFPILGIDPKVVLLDGLSNFSAFIGSLLPF; encoded by the coding sequence TTGAGTGAAATAAAACTTGTCGGGACAGCGCATGTATCCCGGAAAAGTATAGATGAAGTAAAGGCAGCGATAGAAGAGTTTGAACCGGATGTCATTGCAGTCGAACTGGACAGACCAAGATTTGAGGCAATAAAGAACAAAGATACAAGAGCACCCGATGTAAGTGAGATATTATCCGGCGGGAACTTTTCAGAACTTCTTGTCCAGTGGCTCCTGGCATATGTCCAGAAGAAGATAGGCATGGATGTCGGTGTTGAACCGGGTGCGGAGATGCTTGCGGCAATAAATGAGGCTGAGGAGAGAGGCATACCAATTGCGCTTGCTGACCGGGACATCAGGATCACACTCTCAAGGTTTGTAAGCGGCATGACACTCTTTGAGAAGGTTAAACTTCTTGTTGCACTTGCAGGCGCTGTTACAGGCAAAGATGGCGGTGAGGAGATTGATATTGATGAACTCTCGCAGAACAAAGACCTCATTGAGGCTGCTATTGAGGAGTTCGGCCGGTTCTCACCCGGAGGTGCAAAGGCGCTGATAGCAGAGAGGGATGCCTACCTCACTCACTCTCTCCTTAACCTTTCAAGGAATAATGAGAAGGTCCTCGGTGTGGTTGGTGCCGGGCATGTGAAAGGCATCCGGAAATATATGGAAGACCCCTCTTCCCTGCCGGAGATGGCATCGCTTGTACAGAAGCCAAAACCCTTCCCGTGGGCAAAAATACTCGGCGTCGGGTTCATCGCCCTCTTTGCCTTCCTGATAATACTGATAGCCTTTTCAGGTGTTGGATGGGGAGTACTCCTGGAGGCAGTGCTGTACTGGGTTATAATCAACGGAGTGCTTGCAGCAGGATTCACCCTGGCCGCCGGAGGCCATCCGCTTTCAGCCCTCACTGCATTTGCAGTTTCATGGATGACTTCTTTAAATCCGATGCTTGCAGCAGGATGGTTTGCTGCAATTACGGAAGCGAAGGTCAGAAAACCGGGAGCGCTGGATTTCAGGAAGATAATGGAAGCTGAAAATTTCACGGAGATGAGGAAGGTTCCACTCTTCAGGGTTGTGCTTGTCGCAGCAATGGCAAATGTAGGAAGCACAATAGGAACTTTTGCATATTTCATATTCATCTTCCCGATCCTTGGCATTGACCCGAAAGTTGTTTTACTTGACGGCCTTTCAAATTTCTCTGCCTTTATCGGCTCTCTTCTCCCATTTTAG
- a CDS encoding nitroreductase family protein has product MTILKGRRSIRKYKDEKVSDEIISAAIEGAKLAPTARNAQPWIIGVIKEKETLNKLSELATHGKFIKDANVCFAVFTEKDHKFFVEDGCAATMQIILGLWSYGVGSCWIAGDKMEYADDVRTLLGVPERYTLISLIPAGYPADVTIPSKKSAEEISFFEKYRED; this is encoded by the coding sequence ATGACAATTCTTAAGGGAAGAAGGAGCATCAGGAAATACAAAGATGAAAAAGTATCTGATGAAATAATCAGCGCTGCTATTGAAGGTGCCAAATTAGCCCCTACTGCAAGAAATGCCCAGCCATGGATTATCGGGGTAATCAAAGAGAAAGAGACCCTGAATAAACTTTCAGAACTTGCAACCCACGGGAAATTTATAAAAGATGCCAATGTCTGCTTTGCTGTCTTTACTGAAAAAGACCATAAGTTCTTTGTTGAAGACGGGTGTGCGGCAACAATGCAGATAATTCTTGGATTGTGGTCATATGGTGTTGGTTCATGCTGGATTGCCGGAGACAAGATGGAATATGCAGATGATGTAAGAACACTTCTGGGAGTTCCTGAGAGATATACACTTATTTCACTCATACCCGCAGGATACCCTGCTGACGTTACAATTCCGTCCAAAAAGAGTGCTGAAGAGATCTCTTTCTTTGAAAAGTACAGAGAAGATTAA